The Equus asinus isolate D_3611 breed Donkey chromosome 4, EquAss-T2T_v2, whole genome shotgun sequence genome has a segment encoding these proteins:
- the SBF1 gene encoding myotubularin-related protein 5 isoform X1, whose protein sequence is MARLADYFVLVAFGPHPRGSGEGQGQILQRFPEKDWEDNPFPQGIELFCQPSGWQLCPERNPPTFFVAVLTDINSERHYCACLTFWEPAEPTQEAVCTEDAPEREEEVDEGGPVRLSPAAPGPPGQLFAPKTLVLVSRLDHAEVFRNSLGLIYTIHVEGLNVGLENVIGNLLTCIIPLAGGSQRTISLGAGDRQVIQTPLADSLPISRCSVALLFRQLGITNVLSLFCAALTEHKVLFLSRSYQRLSDACRGLLALLFPLRYSFTYVPILPAQLLEVLSTPTPFIIGVNAAFQAETQELLDVIIADLDGGTVTVPECVHIPSLPEPLQSQTHSVLSMVLDPDLELADLAFPPPTTSTSSLKMQDKELRAVFLRLFAQLLQGYRWCLHMVRIHPEPVIRFHKAAFLGQRGLVEDDFLMKVLEGMAFAGFVSERGVPYRPTDLFDELVAHEVARMRADENHPQRVLRHVKELAEQLYKNENPYPAVAMHKVQRPGEASHLQRVPRPFPRLDEGMVQWIVDQATAKMQGAPPAVKAERRTTVPSGPPMTAILERSSGLHGNSARRLEVVRNCISYVFEGKMLEAKKLLPAVLRALKGRAARRCLAQELHLHVQQNRAVLDHQQFDFVVRMMNCCLQDCTSLDEHGIAAALLPLVTAFCRKLSPGVTQFAYSCVQEHVVWSTPQFWEAMFYGDVQTHIRALYLEPAEDRDPSQLGEAPAQDERSALDVASEQRRLWPTLSREKQQELVQKEESTVFSQAIHYANRMSYLLLPLDSSKSRLLRERAGLGDLESASNSLVTNSMAGSVAESYDTESGFEDAETCDVAGAVVRFINRFVDKVCTESGVTSDHLKGLHVMVPDIVQMHIETLEAVHRESKRLPPIQKPKLLRPRLLPGEECVLDGLRVYLLPDGREEGAGGSGGGPALLPAEGAIFLTTYRVIFTGMPADPLVGEQVVVRSFPVAALTKEKRISVQTPVDQLLQDGLQLRSCTFQLLKMAFDEEVGSDSAELFRKQLHKLRYPPDVRGTFAFALGSAHTPGRPARTTKDKGPSFRTLSRNLVKNAKKTIGRQYITRKKYNPPSWEHRGQPPPEDQEDEISVSEELEPSTLTPSSALKPSDRMTMNSLVERACCRDYQRLGLGTLSSSLSRAKSEPFRISPVNRMYAICRSYPGLLIVPQSVQDNALQRVSRCYRQNRFPVVCWRSGRSKAVLLRSGGLHSKGVVGLFKAQNAPSPAPALPLGQSQADSSSLEQEKYLQAVVSSMPRYADASGRNTLSGFSSAHMGSHVPSPRARVTTLSNPMAASASRRTAPRGKWGSVRASGRSGGLGADVGSRLAGRDMLSSPQANGAPPDPGFLRPHRAALYIIGDKAQLKGVRPDPLQQWELVPIEVFEARQVKASFKKLLKACVPGCPAAEPGPASFLRSLEDSEWLIQIHKLLQVSVLVVELLDSGSSVLVSLEDGWDITTQVVSLVQLLSDPFYRTLEGFRLLVEKEWLSFGHRFSHRGAHTLAGQSSGFTPVFLQFLDCVHQVHLQFPMEFEFSPFYLKFLGYHHASCRFQTFLLDSDYERIELGLLYEEKGERRGQQACRSVWEYVDRLSKRTPMFYNYMYAPEDTEVLRPYSNVSNLKVWDFYTEETLAEGPPYDWELAQGPPEPPEEERPDGGAPQSRRRVVWPCYDSRPRAQPDAISRLLEELQRLETELGRPPERWKDTWDRVKAAQRLEGRPDGRGIPSSLLVSSVPHHRRSLGVYLQEGPVGSTLSLSLDSDQSSSSTASGSRQAARRSTSTLYSQFQTAESENRSYEGTLYKKGAFMKPWKARWFVLDKTKHQLRYYDHRVDTECKGVIDLAEVEAVAPGTPTMGAPKTVDEKAFFDVKTTRRVYNFCAQDVPSAQQWVDQIQSCLSDA, encoded by the exons ATGGCGCGGCTCGCGGACTACTTCGTGCTGGTGGCGTTCGGGCCGCATCCGCGCG GGAGTGGGGAAGGCCAGGGCCAGATCCTGCAGCGCTTCCCAGAGAAGGACTGGGAGGACAACCCGTTCCCCCAGGGCATCGAGCTG TTTTGCCAGCCCAGTGGGTGGCAGCTGTGTCCTGAGAGGAACCCACCGACCTTCTTTGTTGCCGTTCTCACTGACATCAACTCTGAGCGGCACTACTGCGCCTGCCTGACCTTCTGGGAGCCAGCAGAGCCCACACAG GAAGCAGTGTGCACCGAGGATGCCCCcgagagggaagaggaggtggaTGAGGGAGGCCCAGTGCGACTGTCACCTGCAGCGCCCGGcccgcctggccagctgtttgCTCCAAAGACGCTGGTGCTGGTGTCTCGACTGGACCACGCGGAGGTGTTCAGG AACAGCCTTGGTCTCATCTACACCATCCATGTGGAGGGCCTGAATGTGGGCCTGGAGAACGTGATTGGGAACCTGCTCACATGCATCATCCCCCTGGCTGGGGGCTCGCAG AGAACCATCTCATTGGGGGCTGGCGACCGGCAGGTCATCCAGACCCCGCTCGCCGACTCGCTGCCCATCAGCCGCTGTAGCGTCGCCCTGCTCTTCCGCCAGCTGG GTATCACCAACGTGCTGTCTTTGTTCTGTGCTGCTCTCACGGAGCACAAGGTGCTCTTCTTGTCTCGGAGCTACCAGAGGCTCTCAGACGCCTGCCGGGGGCTCCTGGCACTGCTGTTCCCTCTCAGATACAG CTTCACCTATGTGCCCATCCTGCCGGCACAGCTCCTGGAAGTCCTCAGCACACCCACCCCCTTCATCATTGGAGTCAATGCGGCCTTCCAGGCAGAGACCCAGGAGCTG CTGGACGTGATTATTGCTGATCTTGATGGAGGGACGGTGACTGTCCCCGAGTGTGTGCACATTCCATCCCTGCCAGAGCCACTGCAGAGTCAGACACACAGTGTTCTTAGCATG GTCCTGGATCCAGACCTGGAGTTGGCAGATCTCGCCTTCCCCCCACCCACGACATCCACTTCCTCCCTGAAGATGCAG GACAAGGAGCTGCGTGCCGTCTTTCTGCGGCTCTTTGCTCAGCTCCTGCAGGGCTACCGCTGGTGTCTGCACATGGTCCGAATCCACCCAGAGCCTGTCATCCGTTTTCATAAG GCAGCCTTCCTGGGCCAGCGTGGGCTGGTGGAGGATGATTTCCTGATGAAGGTGCTGGAGGGCATGGCTTTTGCAGGCTTCGTGTCGGAGCGTGGGGTCCCTTACCGCCCTACGGACCTGTTTGATGAG tTGGTGGCCCACGAGGTGGCACGGATGCGGGCGGATGAGAACCACCCCCAGCGTGTCCTGCGTCACGTCAAGGAACTGGCAGAGCAGCTCTATAAGAAC GAGAACCCATACCCCGCTGTGGCTATGCACAAGGTGCAGAGACCAGGGGAGGCCAGTCACCTGCAGCGGGTGCCCCGGCCCTTCCCCCGGCTGGACGAGGGCATGGTGCAGTGGATTGTGGACCAGGCCACGGCCAAGATGCAGGGTGCACCCCCGGctgtgaaggctgagaggagGACAACTGTGCCCTCAGGTCCCCCCATGA CTGCCATACTGGAGCGGAGCAGCGGGCTCCATGGCAACAGTGCACGCCGTCTGGAGGTGGTCCGAAACTGCATCTCCTATGTCTTTGAGGGAAAGATGCTTGAGGCCAAGAAG CTGCTCCCGGCTGTGCTGAGGGCCCTGAAGGGGCGTGCGGCCCGCCGCTGCCTCGCCCAGGAGCTACACCTGCATGTGCAGCAGAACCGGGCAGTCTTGGACCACCAGCAGTTTGACTTCGTCGTCCGCATGATGAACTGCTGCCTGCAG GACTGCACCTCCCTGGATGAGCATGGCATAGCAGCTGCTCTACTGCCCCTGGTCACGGCCTTCTGCCGG AAGCTGAGCCCGGGGGTGACGCAGTTTGCGTATAGCTGCGTGCAGGAGCATGTGGTGTGGAGCACGCCGCAGTTCTGGGAGGCCATGTTCTATGGGGATGTACAGACCCACATCCGAGCCCTCTACTTGGAGCCTGCCGAGGACCGAGACCCCTCCCAG CTTGGAGAGGCGCCTGCACAGGATGAGCGCTCTGCCCTGGACGTGGCGTCTGAGCAGCGGCGTCTGTGGCCAACCCTGAGCCGtgagaagcagcaggagctggTTCAGAAGGAGGAGAGCACAGTGTTCAGCCAGGCCATCCACTACGCCAACCGCATGAGTTACCTGCTGTTGCCCCTGGACAGCAGCAAGAGCCGCCTGCTGCGGGAGCGTGCGGGGCTGGGTGACCTGGAGAGCGCCAGCAACAGCCTGGTCACCAACAG CATGGCGGGCAGTGTGGCGGAGAGCTATGACACGGAAAGCGGCTTCGAGGATGCAGAGACCTGCGATGTGGCTGGGGCTGTGGTCCGCTTCATCAACCGCTTCGTGGACAAGGTCTGCACAGAGAGTGGGGTCACCAGCGACCACCTCAAGGGGCTGCATGTCATGGTGCCAG ACATTGTCCAGATGCACATCGAGACCCTGGAGGCCGTGCACCGAGAGAGCAAGAGGCTGCCCCCCATCCAGAAG CCCAAACTGCTGCGGCCGCGCCTGCTGCCTGGAGAGGAGTGTGTGCTGGACGGCCTACGTGTCTACCTGCTGCCAGACGGGCGAGAGGAGGGCGcagggggcagtgggggagggccTGCACTGCTCCCAGCCGAGGGCgccatcttcctcaccacatACAGGGTCATCTTTACGGGGATGCCCGCCGACCCCCTGG TGGGGGAACAGGTGGTGGTCCGCTCCTTCCCGGTGGCTGCACTGACCAAGGAGAAGCGCATCAGCGTCCAGACCCCCGTGGACCAGCTCCTGCAAGACGGGCTGCAGCTGCGCTCTTGCACATTCCAG CTGCTGAAGATGGCCTTTGACGAGGAGGTGGGGTCTGACAGCGCCGAGCTCTTCCGCAAGCAGCTGCACAAGCTGCGTTACCCGCCGGACGTCAGGGGCACCTTCGCCTTTGCCCTGGGCTCCGCCCACACGCCTGGCCGGCCGGCCCGCACCACCAAGGACAAGGGTCCTTCCTTCAG GACCTTGTCCCGGAACCTCGTGAAGAATGCCAAGAAGACCATCGGGCGGCAGTATATCACTCGGAAAAAGTACAACCCCCCAAGTTGGGAGCACCGGGGCCAGCCACCCCCTGAGGACCAGGAGGACGAGATCTCAG TGTCGGAGGAGCTGGAGCCCAGCACGCTGACCCCCTCCTCGGCCCTGAAGCCCTCGGACCGCATGACCATGAACAGCTTGGTGGAGCGGGCGTGCTGCCGGGACTACCAGCGCCTGGGCCTGGGCACACTGAGCAGCAGCCTGAGCCGCGCCAAGTCCGAGCCCTTCCGCATCTCCCCAGTCAACCGCATGTATGCCATCTGCCGCAG CTACCCTGGGCTGCTGATCGTCCCGCAGAGCGTCCAGGACAATGCCCTGCAGCGGGTCTCCCGCTGCTACCGCCAGAACCGCTTCCCCGTGGTCTGCTGGCGCAGCGGGCGCTCCAAGGCCGTGCTGCTGCGCTCAGGGGGCCTGCACAGCAAGGGTGTGGTCGGCCTTTTCAAGGCCCAGAATGCACCTTCTCCAG ctccagctcttcCTCTAGGCCAGTCCCAGGCGGACTCCAGCAGCTTGGAGCAGGAGAAGTACTTGCAGGCTGTGGTCAGCTCCATGCCCCGCTATGCTGATGCTTCAGGACGCAACACCCTCAGCGGCTTCTCCTCGGCCCACATGGGCAGCCACG TGCCCAGCCCCAGAGCCAGGGTCACCACGCTGTCCAACCCCATGGCGGCCTCGGCCTCCAGACGGACCGCTCCCCGAG GTAAATGGGGCAGTGTCCGGGCCAGTGGGCGCAGTGGTGGGCTTGGTGCTGACGTGGGCTCCCGGCTAGCAGGCAGAGACATGCTGAGTTCCCCCCAAGCCAATGGGGCTCCCCCTGACCCGGGATTTTTGCGGCCACACCGTGCAGCTCTCTACATCATTGGGGACAAAGCCCAGCTCAAG GGTGTGCGGCCAGACCCCCTGCAGCAGTGGGAGCTGGTGCCCATCGAGGTGTTTGAGGCACGGCAGGTGAAGGCCAGCTTCAAGAAGCTGCTGAAGGCGTGTGTCCCGGGCTGTCCTGCTGCCGAGCCCGGCCCAGCCTCCTTCCTGCGCTCGCTGGAGGACTCAGAGTGGCTGATCCAG ATCCACAAGCTGCTGCAGGTGTCGGTGCTGGTGGTGGAGCTCCTGGACTCGGGCTCCTCCGTCCTGGTGAGCCTGGAGGATGGCTGGGACATCACCACCCAG GTGGTATCCCTGGTGCAGCTGCTCTCAGACCCCTTCTATCGCACCCTGGAGGGCTTCCGTCTGCTGGTGGAGAAGGAGTGGCTCTCCTTTGGCCATCGATTCAGCCACCGAGGGGCCCACACCCTGGCCGGGCAGAGCAGTGGCTTCACACCTGTCTTCCTGCAGTTCTTGGACTGCGTGCACCAG GTCCACCTGCAGTTCCCCATGGAATTCGAGTTCAGCCCATTCTACCTCAAGTTCCTTGGCTACCACCATGCGTCTTGCCGCTTCCAGACCTTCCTGCTCGACTCAGACTACGAGCGCATCGAGCTGG GGCTGCTGTACGAGGAGAAGGGGGAGCGAAGGGGCCAGCAGGCGTGCAGGTCTGTGTGGGAATACGTGGACCGGCTGAGTAAGAGGACACCCATGTTCTACAACTATATGTATGCGCCTGAGGACACAGAG GTTCTGCGGCCCTACAGCAACGTGTCCAACCTGAAGGTGTGGGACTTCTACACTGAAGAGACGCTGGCCGAGGGCCCCCCCTACGACTGGGAGCTGGCCCAGGGCCCCCCCGAGCCCCCAGAGGAGGAGCGGCCTGATGGGGGTGCGCCCCAGAGCAGGCGCCGTGTGGTGTGGCCCTGCTATGACAGCCGCCCCCGAGCCCAGCCCGATGCCATCTCACGCCTGCTGGAG GAGCTGCAGCGGCTGGAGACAGagctgggccggccccctgagcGCTGGAAGGACACCTGGGACCGGGTGAAGGCTGCACAGCGCCTTGAAGGCCGGCCAGATGGACGT ggtATCCCCAGCTCCCTGCTGGTGTCCAGCGTGCCCCACCACCGCCGCTCGCTGGGTGTGTACCTGCAGGAGGGGCCTGTGGGCTCCACCCTGAGCCTCAGCCTGGACAGTGACCAGAGCAGCAGCTCAACTGCATCTGGCTCCCGCCAGGCAGCCCGCCGCAGCACCAGCACCCTGTACAGCCAGTTCCAGACAGCTGAGAGTGAAAACAG GTCCTATGAGGGCACCCTGTACAAGAAAGGGGCCTTCATGAAGCCCTGGAAGGCCCGCTGGTTCGTGCTGGACAAGACCAAGCACCAG CTGCGCTACTATGACCACCGCGTGGATACGGAGTGCAAGGGTGTCATCGACCTGGCAGAGGTGGAGGCTGTGGCGCCTGGCACTCCTACTATGGGCGCCCCCAAGACCGTGGATGAGAAGGCCTTCTTTGAC GTGAAGACGACGCGTCGTGTTTACAACTTCTGTGCCCAGGACGTGCCGTCGGCCCAGCAGTGGGTGGACCAGATCCAGAGCTGCCTGTCAGACGCCTGA